The Amblyomma americanum isolate KBUSLIRL-KWMA chromosome 5, ASM5285725v1, whole genome shotgun sequence genome window below encodes:
- the LOC144132875 gene encoding uncharacterized protein LOC144132875: MNYAAVLTFVSCCFALAASQIRICPHQEHLSEELRNCHGPEIVNNSVLDKLSKISQRYEELCAVKLMPGSTLAELWAQRCADKHFNTMFYGCWKDMLSADDLLNSPGLDGRDAAIFKKALECEFHVLGIED; the protein is encoded by the exons ATGAACTACGCGGCCGTTTTAACGTTCGTAAGCTGTTGCTTTGCACTCGCTGCCTCTCAGATAAGAATATGCCCACACCAAG AGCACCTATCGGAAGAACTTCGCAACTGCCATGGTCCAGAAATTGTGAACAACAGCGTGCTGGACAAG CTGTCAAAGATCAGCCAAAGGTACGAAGAGCTCTGCGCAGTGAAGCTGATGCCGGGGTCCACGCTAGCTGAGCTTTGGGCACAGCGATGTGCCGACAAGCATTTCAACACCATG TTTTATGGATGCTGGAAGGACATGCTGAGTGCAGATGACTTGCTG AATTCACCAGGATTGGATGGCAGGGACGCCGCAATTTTTAAAAAGGCACTT GAATGCGAATTTCATGTCTTGGGAATAGAAGACTGA
- the LOC144132874 gene encoding uncharacterized protein LOC144132874 yields MLRLSALIVPLVGLLTVVVHVQAQEILCPQHKHLEGEVQKCKTLLPDLAGKKDKVAAVSLRYGLRCAREVDPDISIPDIRERRCKTDDPQDFPRKFYQCWNRLLDTDELLTRVGFSGEDLEKFRSAAKCVNNVIEKTLDEQ; encoded by the exons ATGTTGCGTCTGAGCGCGTTGATAGTTCCTCTAGTGGGACTTTTAACCGTTGTTGTCCACGTTCAAGCACAGGAGATCCTCTGCCCTCAGCACA AACACCTGGAGGGTGAGGTCCAAAAATGCAAGACGCTTTTGCCAGACCTGGCAGGCAAGAAAGACAAG GTCGCTGCGGTGAGTCTACGCTACGGCCTTCGCTGCGCCCGCGAGGTGGATCCCGACATCTCCATTCCTGACATCCGGGAGCGACGCTGCAAAACCGATGACCCTCAGGACTTTCCGCGAAAG TTTTATCAGTGCTGGAACCGGCTTCTGGACACCGATGAACTCTTG ACAAGAGTTGGATTCAGCGGTGAAGACCTTGAAAAGTTCCGGTCAGCAGCG AAATGCGTCAACAATGTAATCGAGAAGACCTTGGACGAACAATAG